The Choloepus didactylus isolate mChoDid1 chromosome 13, mChoDid1.pri, whole genome shotgun sequence genome contains a region encoding:
- the LOC119507984 gene encoding IgA-inducing protein homolog yields MKKHSVSGCNITILAVMFSHLSAGNSPCENQANVLCISRLEFVHYQS; encoded by the coding sequence ATGAAGAAGCACAGTGTGTCGGGCTGTAATATAACCATACTTGCTGTCATGTTCTCCCATCTCAGTGCTGGGAACTCACCATGTGAAAACCAAGCAAATGTGTTGTGCATCAGCCGGCTTGAGTTTGTTCACTATCAAAGCTGA